In one window of Eretmochelys imbricata isolate rEreImb1 chromosome 21, rEreImb1.hap1, whole genome shotgun sequence DNA:
- the PTPN7 gene encoding tyrosine-protein phosphatase non-receptor type 7 produces the protein MVQDCAACSGVHSASLPGRAARGAMDKVGTPGPSARRHVRLQERRGSNVSLVLDMSSLASVEPIRSVCTPRDITLRFLRTSSHVLTSVELQQRARNLAQLQEEFSKIPPNFVNPEELDIPGRAAKDRYKTILPNPHSRVCLRRAGSQEEQDYINANYIQGYAGHAREYIATQGPMLNTVVDFWQMVWQEGAPLIVMITKLKEGKEKCVHYWPEKEAIYGPFTIRLQGVSECAEYTVRDLTLQLEGECRPVKHVFFPSWPDQQAPESAKPLLHLVSEVEQILQAAASMGPVVVHCSAGIGRTGCFIATRIGCQQLKAKGEVDILGIVCQLRIDRGGMIQTSEQYQFLHHTLAVYASQLPETTGP, from the exons ATGGTCCAGGACTGCGCGGCATGCTCTGGAGTTCATAGCGCCAGTCTGCCAGGCCGGGCAGCCCGGGGAGCGATGGACAAGGTCGGCACGCCCGGCCCCTCTGCTAGGAGACATGTACGGCTGCAGGAGAG GAGAGGCTCCAATGTGTCTCTGGTGCTGGACATGAGCTCGCTGGCGAGTGTGGAGCCGATCCGCTCCGTCTGCACCCCCCGGGACATCACGCTGCGGTTCCTCAGGACGTCCAGCCACGTCCTGACCAGCGTGGAGCTGCAGCAGCGAGCCAGGAACCTGGCACAGCTCCAGGAGGAGTTCTCG AAAATCCCCCCCAACTTTGTCAACCCAGAGGAGCTGGACATCCCTGGACGGGCCGCCAAGGACAGATACAAAACCATCCTCCCCA ATCCCCACAGCCGCGTCTgcctcaggagagctggcagccaGGAGGAGCAGGACTACATCAATGCCAACTACATCCAG GGCTATGCAGGCCATGCACGAGAGTACATCGCCACGCAGGGGCCCATGCTGAACACGGTGGTGGATTTCTGGCAGATGGTGTGGCAGGAGGGCGCGCCGCTTATCGTCATGATCACCAAGCTCAAGGAAGGCAAAGAG AAATGCGTCCATTACTGGCCTGAAAAGGAAGCCATCTACGGCCCTTTCACCATCCGTCTTCAGGGGGTGAGCGAGTGTGCAGAGTACACAGTCCGGGATCTCACCCTCCAG CTCGAAGGTGAATGTCGCCCAGTGAAGCACGTCTTCTTCCCCTCCTGGCCTGATCAGCAGGCCCCCGAGTCGGCCAAGCCCCTGCTGCACCTAGTGTCAGAGGTGGAGCAGatcctgcaggctgcagccagcatGGGGCCCGTGGTCGTTCACTGCAG TGCAGGGATTGGTCGGACGGGCTGCTTTATTGCTACCAGGATTGGATGCCAACAGCTGAAGGCCAAAGGAGAGGTGGATATCCTGGGGATAGTGTGCCAGCTCCGGATAGACAG AGGTGGAATGATTCAGACCAGTGAACAGTACCAATTCCTCCATCACACGCTGGCTGTGTATGCGTCGCAGCTCCCTGAGACGACAGGCCCGTAA